A stretch of the Terriglobales bacterium genome encodes the following:
- the serA gene encoding phosphoglycerate dehydrogenase, whose product MKIVVAEKISSSALDILREEKQWRVITPDQVDGRLASEVADADALIVRSAVQADAALLEHAQKLRVIGRAGVGVDNVDLEAATRHGIAVMNTPGANAVAVAEHTLAMALAMARHLCRADALMHSGKWEKKSLQGTELRGKTLGIIGLGRIGMEVARRARAFGMKLLAHDPFVSPEVAREAEIEVTALEKVLAAADYVTLHLALTPQSAGMMNAETIRKMKKGARLINCARGELLDEAAVAAALRDGHLAGAAVDVFAEEPPKDSPLLTAPNVILTPHIGGSTHEAQEAVGVQIAIQVREFLRRGVMQNAVNVPSVSDAEYAELQPYMTLAERLGSFVAQAAEAGLEEIGLQYSGPIAGGKTQLVRNAALVGVLNSVLAEKANLVNASAVAEERGVRVRENAKPKVSSGSAGSVVTVHLKTHGGDHEVKGTVLHGVSPRLLSVDGIDVEAPLERNLVYLRSRDVPGVIGKIGTILGEAKINIANFSLGRAEHAARAAGASASQAKAHHGTGGEAVSVVHVDSRVPDAVLQKLRALPAITLARAIQLD is encoded by the coding sequence ATGAAAATTGTAGTAGCGGAAAAAATCTCTTCCTCGGCGCTCGACATTCTGCGCGAAGAAAAACAGTGGCGGGTGATCACGCCTGACCAGGTGGACGGCCGGCTGGCGAGCGAGGTCGCGGATGCTGACGCGCTCATCGTGCGCTCCGCCGTCCAGGCCGACGCGGCGCTGCTGGAGCACGCGCAAAAACTGCGAGTCATTGGGCGCGCCGGGGTCGGGGTGGACAATGTGGACCTGGAAGCAGCGACCCGTCACGGCATCGCGGTGATGAACACCCCGGGCGCTAACGCGGTGGCCGTGGCCGAACACACGCTGGCCATGGCGCTGGCCATGGCGCGTCACCTTTGCCGCGCCGACGCGCTTATGCACTCCGGCAAATGGGAGAAGAAATCGCTGCAAGGGACGGAACTGCGCGGAAAGACGCTGGGCATTATCGGGCTGGGGCGCATCGGCATGGAAGTGGCGCGCCGGGCACGAGCTTTCGGGATGAAGCTGCTGGCGCATGACCCATTTGTCTCGCCGGAAGTCGCGCGCGAGGCGGAGATCGAAGTGACGGCCCTGGAGAAAGTCCTGGCTGCCGCCGATTACGTTACGCTGCACCTGGCGCTCACACCGCAGAGCGCCGGCATGATGAACGCGGAGACCATCCGCAAAATGAAGAAAGGCGCGCGGCTGATCAACTGCGCGCGCGGCGAACTGCTCGACGAAGCCGCGGTGGCGGCTGCGTTGCGCGACGGTCACCTGGCCGGGGCTGCGGTGGACGTCTTTGCGGAAGAGCCGCCGAAGGACTCGCCGCTGCTCACCGCGCCGAACGTGATCCTGACGCCTCACATCGGAGGTTCCACGCACGAGGCGCAGGAAGCGGTCGGAGTGCAGATCGCCATCCAGGTGCGGGAGTTTCTGCGCCGCGGGGTGATGCAGAACGCGGTGAATGTACCGTCGGTGTCGGACGCCGAGTATGCCGAGTTGCAGCCGTACATGACGCTGGCGGAACGGCTCGGGTCCTTCGTGGCGCAGGCCGCGGAGGCGGGCCTGGAGGAGATCGGGCTGCAATACAGCGGTCCCATCGCCGGCGGGAAGACGCAACTGGTGCGCAACGCGGCGCTGGTGGGAGTATTGAATTCCGTGCTCGCGGAAAAAGCGAACCTGGTAAACGCGTCGGCGGTCGCGGAGGAGCGCGGCGTCCGCGTGCGTGAAAACGCCAAGCCGAAAGTATCGAGCGGAAGCGCAGGCAGCGTGGTCACGGTCCATCTGAAGACGCACGGCGGAGACCACGAAGTGAAGGGCACGGTGCTGCACGGCGTCTCACCGCGGCTGCTGTCGGTGGATGGAATCGACGTGGAAGCGCCGCTGGAGCGCAACCTGGTTTACCTGCGCAGCCGCGACGTGCCGGGAGTAATCGGGAAGATCGGCACCATCCTGGGCGAGGCCAAGATCAATATCGCGAATTTTTCCCTGGGACGCGCCGAGCACGCCGCGCGGGCTGCGGGGGCTTCCGCGTCGCAGGCCAAGGCCCACCACGGCACGGGCGGGGAGGCGGTCAGCGTGGTGCACGTGGATTCGCGCGTGCCCGATGCGGTGCTGCAAAAATTGCGCGCGCTCCCGGCGATCACGCTGGCGAGGGCGATACAGTTGGATTAG
- a CDS encoding site-2 protease family protein: MRSWSFPAGRVFGIDIRVHLTFAFLLMYVWMTEGSGLGAASLGRGFALVGLVLASVILHEMGHMLATIQQHVPARSVVLLPIGGVSLLQEPSRQKLEPNRELRISLAGPLVNLLLAFLAAAIVLSIAPEAALWKQPFVYSGNLPRSFFWINLFLGVFNLLPAYPADGGRMVRAILARRMDHVRATRRAVSIGQGFAMAFILAGIWNTWLMLVGFFLFVAAQLEDRSAVFQSVLEQVRLEDVMLTDFSTLSPADTLEGALHKAVHTLQDDFPVVRGSDMVGVISRQKILEAMRSSGNGYVQSVMNRVFSSSQANDTLASAFRKLTSQGVTVLPVVDSGRLVGIVTLQNLMHSMSLLAETKRLRHEQEQQH, translated from the coding sequence ATGAGAAGTTGGTCGTTCCCCGCCGGTCGCGTCTTCGGCATCGACATTCGCGTTCATCTCACCTTCGCCTTCCTGCTGATGTACGTGTGGATGACGGAAGGATCCGGGTTGGGCGCCGCCAGCCTTGGCCGCGGATTCGCGCTGGTGGGATTGGTGCTGGCGTCGGTAATCCTGCACGAGATGGGACACATGCTGGCGACCATCCAGCAACACGTGCCGGCCCGCTCGGTGGTGTTGCTGCCGATCGGCGGCGTGAGCCTGCTGCAGGAACCGTCGCGACAAAAGCTGGAGCCCAACCGCGAACTGCGCATCTCGCTCGCGGGTCCCCTCGTCAATTTGCTGCTGGCGTTTTTGGCAGCGGCAATCGTGCTCAGCATCGCCCCCGAGGCCGCGCTCTGGAAACAGCCCTTCGTGTATTCCGGCAATCTGCCGCGCAGTTTCTTTTGGATCAACCTGTTCCTCGGGGTTTTCAACCTGCTGCCGGCGTATCCCGCTGACGGCGGACGCATGGTGCGCGCCATACTGGCCCGCCGCATGGATCATGTGCGCGCCACGCGGCGCGCGGTTTCGATCGGCCAGGGATTCGCCATGGCCTTCATCCTGGCCGGCATCTGGAACACCTGGCTGATGCTGGTCGGGTTCTTCCTCTTTGTCGCGGCGCAGTTGGAAGACCGCTCCGCGGTGTTTCAATCGGTCCTCGAGCAGGTACGCCTGGAAGACGTGATGCTCACCGATTTCTCCACGCTTTCGCCCGCCGACACGCTGGAAGGCGCGCTGCACAAGGCCGTGCACACCTTGCAGGACGATTTTCCCGTTGTCCGCGGCAGCGACATGGTGGGCGTAATTTCGCGGCAGAAGATTCTGGAGGCCATGCGTTCCAGCGGAAATGGCTATGTGCAGTCGGTGATGAACCGGGTCTTTTCGTCCTCCCAGGCCAACGACACCCTCGCTTCCGCATTCCGCAAGCTCACCTCGCAAGGCGTGACCGTTCTTCCCGTGGTTGACAGCGGACGCCTGGTTGGCATCGTGACCCTGCAAAACCTGATGCACAGCATGTCGCTGCTCGCCGAGACCAAGCGCCTCAGGCACGAGCAGGAACAACAACACTAA
- the bcp gene encoding thioredoxin-dependent thiol peroxidase, translated as MQLNDKAPDFTLLNQDEKSTSLKDFRGKSVVLYFFPKANTPGUNVEASEFRDEYAKFKKAGVEIVASSPDSPHALKKFQEQFQLPFTLLSDSDKTLAQAYGVLKEKNMYGKKVMGIERSTFVIGPDGKLKHEFRGVKSAGHAAEVLAALK; from the coding sequence ATGCAGCTTAATGATAAAGCCCCTGACTTCACTTTGCTCAACCAGGACGAAAAGAGCACTTCGCTCAAGGATTTTCGCGGGAAAAGCGTTGTCCTCTATTTCTTTCCCAAGGCCAATACGCCCGGTTGAAACGTCGAAGCGTCCGAGTTTCGTGACGAATACGCCAAGTTCAAGAAAGCCGGCGTCGAGATCGTGGCCTCCTCGCCCGATTCCCCGCACGCGCTGAAAAAATTCCAGGAGCAGTTCCAGCTTCCCTTCACTCTGCTCTCTGATTCTGACAAGACCCTTGCCCAGGCTTATGGCGTGCTCAAAGAAAAAAATATGTACGGGAAGAAAGTGATGGGCATCGAGCGCAGCACCTTCGTGATCGGTCCGGACGGCAAGTTGAAGCACGAATTTCGCGGCGTCAAGTCTGCCGGTCATGCCGCGGAAGTGCTCGCGGCCCTGAAATAA
- the gatB gene encoding Asp-tRNA(Asn)/Glu-tRNA(Gln) amidotransferase subunit GatB: MASTADIPRSIRAKYEPVIGLEVHVQLLTASKIFCSCANRFGDPPNTNVCPVCLGLPGALPVLNKKAVEFATLAAMALNCRINERSIFARKNYFYPDLPKGYQLSQYDKPLAEFGWIEVPDGARPDGARSPSTGTTKRIGITRVHLEEDAGKSLHEGFPDSSERTYLDLNRCGTPLIEIVSEPDLRSPDEAYEYLTRLKEIVLYTGVSDVNMEEGSLRCDANISVRPAGQQELGTKTEIKNVNSFRFIRQALEYEIERQVGVIESGGRIIQETRLFNSHEGKTYGMRSKEEAHDYRYFPEPDLLPLVVDQSWQQQIRAMLPELPEVRRARMMRDYGLTEDDAFTLTRTRHMADQFEEAARAAKNPKRVANLVISDLLGRLKAQGLEIEQSPVSMKGVAMSADLVESGAISGKILKDLYDKAFERKQDFPEVYEKEKPQQITDTGAIERMIDEVLAANPKQVEQYRAGKTTMKGFFVGQVMKASKGQANPALVNELLDKKLG; the protein is encoded by the coding sequence ATGGCGTCGACGGCGGACATCCCCCGCAGCATACGAGCGAAATACGAGCCCGTCATTGGCCTCGAAGTGCACGTCCAGCTGCTGACCGCCAGCAAAATTTTCTGCTCCTGCGCCAACCGCTTTGGCGATCCGCCCAACACCAACGTCTGCCCGGTCTGCCTGGGCCTCCCGGGCGCGCTCCCAGTGCTGAACAAAAAAGCGGTGGAGTTCGCGACGCTGGCGGCGATGGCGCTGAACTGCCGCATCAACGAGCGCTCGATTTTTGCTCGCAAGAATTACTTTTATCCCGACCTTCCCAAGGGCTACCAGCTTTCGCAATACGACAAGCCCCTCGCCGAGTTCGGCTGGATCGAAGTCCCCGACGGAGCCCGGCCCGATGGAGCCCGGTCGCCCTCGACCGGGACAACAAAAAGAATCGGCATCACCCGCGTCCATCTGGAAGAGGACGCCGGCAAGAGCCTGCATGAGGGCTTTCCCGATTCCTCCGAGCGCACCTACCTCGACCTGAATCGCTGCGGAACGCCGTTGATCGAGATCGTCAGCGAGCCCGACCTGCGTTCGCCCGACGAAGCCTACGAATACCTCACGCGCCTCAAGGAGATCGTGCTCTACACCGGCGTCAGCGATGTGAATATGGAAGAAGGCTCGCTGCGCTGCGATGCCAACATCAGCGTGCGTCCGGCAGGCCAGCAGGAACTCGGCACCAAGACCGAGATCAAGAACGTCAATTCCTTCCGCTTCATCCGCCAGGCGCTGGAGTATGAAATCGAGCGCCAGGTCGGCGTGATTGAGTCCGGCGGGCGCATCATCCAGGAAACGCGCCTCTTCAACTCGCACGAAGGAAAAACTTACGGCATGCGTTCCAAGGAAGAAGCGCACGACTACCGTTATTTCCCCGAACCCGATTTGCTGCCGCTGGTGGTGGACCAATCCTGGCAACAGCAGATTCGCGCCATGCTTCCTGAACTGCCCGAAGTCCGGCGCGCGCGCATGATGCGCGACTACGGCCTGACTGAAGACGATGCCTTTACCCTCACGCGCACCCGGCACATGGCTGACCAGTTTGAAGAAGCGGCACGCGCGGCGAAAAATCCCAAGCGCGTCGCTAATCTCGTGATCAGCGACTTGCTGGGCCGCTTGAAAGCCCAGGGCCTGGAGATTGAGCAGTCGCCGGTCTCGATGAAAGGCGTTGCCATGTCAGCCGACCTGGTCGAGTCCGGCGCCATCTCCGGCAAGATCCTGAAGGACCTCTACGACAAAGCGTTCGAGCGCAAGCAGGATTTTCCGGAAGTTTACGAAAAAGAAAAACCGCAGCAGATCACCGACACCGGCGCCATCGAGCGGATGATCGACGAAGTCCTCGCCGCCAATCCCAAGCAGGTCGAGCAGTACCGCGCCGGCAAGACGACGATGAAAGGATTTTTTGTCGGTCAGGTGATGAAGGCGTCGAAAGGCCAGGCCAATCCTGCGCTGGTGAATGAACTCCTCGACAAAAAGTTGGGCTAA
- a CDS encoding alanine--glyoxylate aminotransferase family protein — MLRKNRLFTPGPTPLLPAAQTAMAAANIHHRTADFRALYTRVLADLKSFVGTQNDVVLMASSGSGAMEASVANLTSAGDKVLVLTAGKFGERWTELAKAYGLAADVVTVPYGQTFGLDAVRARLTPEVRAVYMQATESSTGVRHDVEGVARLVRGPGHDTLLVVDAITGLGTTRFDVDGWGIDVIIGGSQKAVMVPPGLAYCAVSQRAWSRMESAKSSRYYFDLRKERKAGAKGESAFTPAIALVAALAAALEYIREQGSGDLAAGREALIANAELCAEMTRAGVRALGLKLYASVPSNALTAVTSPEGLDSGVIVKSFRENFGAVVAAGQGEQMKSALFRIAHLGYYDYLDTIGIIAALEQVMAKIRKVEFGAAVAAAQKAYAERTAKPAATVAQGGGNA, encoded by the coding sequence ATGTTGCGCAAGAACCGGCTTTTCACGCCGGGGCCGACGCCCCTTCTACCCGCGGCGCAGACCGCCATGGCCGCGGCCAATATCCATCATCGGACCGCGGATTTTCGCGCGCTCTACACGCGCGTGCTGGCGGACCTGAAGTCGTTCGTTGGAACGCAGAATGACGTGGTACTGATGGCGTCGTCAGGCAGCGGCGCCATGGAAGCGTCGGTGGCAAACCTGACCTCAGCCGGGGACAAAGTGCTGGTGCTCACGGCGGGAAAATTCGGCGAGCGCTGGACCGAGCTGGCCAAAGCGTATGGGCTTGCGGCGGATGTGGTGACCGTTCCGTATGGCCAGACGTTTGGCCTGGATGCGGTGCGCGCGCGGCTGACGCCGGAAGTTCGCGCCGTGTACATGCAGGCGACGGAAAGCTCCACCGGCGTGCGACACGACGTTGAAGGCGTGGCGCGGCTGGTGCGCGGGCCGGGGCACGACACGCTGCTCGTTGTCGACGCCATCACCGGGCTGGGCACGACGCGTTTTGACGTGGACGGCTGGGGCATCGACGTCATTATCGGCGGTTCGCAGAAGGCGGTGATGGTGCCGCCGGGCCTGGCGTATTGTGCCGTCAGCCAGAGGGCATGGTCGCGCATGGAGAGCGCGAAATCATCGCGTTATTACTTTGATTTGCGCAAGGAGAGGAAGGCGGGCGCCAAGGGGGAGTCGGCGTTCACTCCGGCCATTGCGCTGGTCGCTGCATTAGCAGCAGCGTTGGAGTACATTCGCGAGCAAGGCTCAGGCGACTTGGCGGCGGGGCGGGAGGCATTGATCGCAAACGCCGAACTTTGCGCGGAGATGACGCGCGCCGGAGTTCGCGCTTTGGGACTGAAGCTGTACGCGAGCGTGCCTTCGAATGCGCTGACGGCGGTGACGTCGCCGGAAGGGCTGGATTCCGGCGTGATCGTGAAATCCTTCCGCGAGAATTTCGGCGCGGTGGTGGCGGCGGGTCAGGGCGAGCAGATGAAGTCGGCGCTGTTCCGTATCGCCCACCTCGGGTACTACGATTACCTGGACACGATCGGCATCATCGCCGCACTGGAGCAGGTGATGGCGAAGATCCGCAAAGTGGAGTTCGGCGCGGCGGTGGCGGCAGCACAGAAGGCGTACGCGGAGAGGACCGCGAAGCCGGCGGCGACGGTAGCGCAGGGCGGAGGAAATGCATAG
- the rsmD gene encoding 16S rRNA (guanine(966)-N(2))-methyltransferase RsmD: protein MRVIAGQYRSRRLRSLPGMDIRPTSDRLRETLFNVLTAGSPEALAGSVWLDLFAGTGAVGIEALSRGADAVYFVESSPRAAEVIRENLRSLGIREGFEVNEREVPRALRLLDSQAIAPSHVFLDPPYSMQEAYDETLGFLSQSRLLGDHTIVIAEHEKKFDPGERFGSLLRSRLLKQGDAALSFYRRGA from the coding sequence ATGCGCGTGATCGCCGGCCAATATCGCAGCCGTCGGCTGCGCTCGCTGCCCGGCATGGACATCCGTCCGACTTCGGACCGGCTGCGCGAAACCTTGTTCAATGTGCTGACCGCGGGAAGTCCCGAGGCGCTGGCCGGAAGCGTGTGGTTGGACTTGTTCGCCGGTACAGGAGCGGTCGGCATCGAGGCGCTGAGCCGCGGAGCGGACGCGGTGTATTTCGTGGAGTCATCGCCGCGCGCGGCGGAGGTGATCCGCGAAAACCTGCGCAGCCTCGGCATCAGGGAGGGGTTCGAAGTTAACGAGCGCGAGGTGCCGCGGGCACTTCGCCTGCTCGACAGCCAGGCCATTGCCCCCAGCCACGTTTTTCTCGATCCGCCCTACAGCATGCAGGAAGCTTACGACGAGACGCTCGGGTTCCTGTCGCAGTCGCGGCTGCTGGGCGACCACACCATTGTGATTGCCGAGCACGAGAAAAAGTTTGATCCTGGAGAACGTTTTGGCTCGCTGCTACGCTCCCGGTTACTCAAGCAGGGAGATGCGGCGCTCAGCTTTTACCGGCGCGGCGCGTGA
- a CDS encoding GatB/YqeY domain-containing protein, with translation MSISEQVQKDMVESMKARDERRLSTLRMMKSALKNKEIDKRAPLDDREALQVLSTLIKQRKDSIEQFTKGGRQDLADKEAAEITLIETYMPKATGEEEIVATVRATIAEMGSTNMKDMGAVMKNVMAKFAGARVDGKIVSETVKKELAGK, from the coding sequence ATGAGCATCAGCGAGCAGGTCCAGAAGGACATGGTCGAGTCGATGAAGGCGCGCGACGAGCGCCGTCTGTCCACGCTGCGTATGATGAAGAGCGCGCTCAAGAACAAGGAAATCGACAAGCGCGCGCCGCTCGACGACCGCGAAGCCTTGCAGGTTCTGAGCACCCTGATCAAGCAGCGCAAGGACTCGATCGAGCAGTTCACCAAGGGAGGACGCCAGGACCTGGCCGACAAGGAAGCTGCCGAGATCACGCTGATCGAAACCTATATGCCGAAAGCGACCGGTGAAGAAGAGATTGTCGCCACCGTCCGCGCCACCATTGCCGAAATGGGCTCGACCAACATGAAAGATATGGGCGCGGTGATGAAAAACGTGATGGCCAAGTTTGCCGGCGCGCGCGTCGACGGCAAAATCGTGAGCGAGACCGTGAAGAAGGAACTGGCTGGCAAATAA
- a CDS encoding DUF2934 domain-containing protein produces the protein MAAKKAKNHSDPVLPDQAGRLMAVDPMGTNAPQEEIIRRKAYEIYEQRGRKDGNEVQHWLEAEKELHWRGSI, from the coding sequence ATGGCAGCAAAGAAGGCCAAGAACCACTCGGACCCTGTGCTACCGGATCAGGCCGGTCGTTTAATGGCGGTTGATCCGATGGGCACGAACGCCCCCCAAGAGGAAATCATTCGACGTAAGGCATACGAAATCTACGAGCAGCGCGGAAGAAAAGATGGGAACGAGGTGCAGCACTGGCTGGAGGCGGAAAAAGAACTGCATTGGAGGGGCAGCATCTGA
- a CDS encoding S9 family peptidase, protein MQRRWGCKLLFLLFLSSAAAWAQKTSGDAVMDQVFAVRRFRQTAISPDGKSVAWVERLATADGTVTENTGIYVERLGDRSAPKRISAASAGPHREDDIAWSPDSAKLAFLSDAEAAGQLQLYVADIRSGTSRRLTHLKGDLSAPRWSPDGNMLALLFIADAPRAAGPLVAMEPAVGVIEDKIYEQRVTIVNAAGGEPRQVSPPDMYVYEYDWSPDSKEFAATAAHGSGDNNWWIAQLYTLPAAGGEMKSILRPPLQISMPRWSPDGRSIAYISGLMSDFGVIGGDIYTVPAGGGETRNLTPGMKASASWITWLTSGQILAVEIADGQSAIATIDPNTGGTKTLWTSAETINAEGGSPSASATRDGTATAVIRSSFSHPFEVWAGPVGSWTQVTHANEALRPLWGEGKSLHWFNDGMRVQGWLLYPQHYDSSRQYPLIVVVHGGPASACQPTWPGAPFEAPLAAHGYFVLCPNPRGSYGQGEAFTRGNVKDFGYGDFRDIMAGVDEVLKEAPVDPQRVGLTGWSYGGYMTMWGVTQTQRFRAAVAAAGLSDWLSYYGENDIDQWMIPYFGASVYDDPKVYERSAPITFVKQAKTPTLVVVGERDGECPAPQSFEFWHALKTFHVPTELVVYPGEGHSFSQVEHQRDVVRRMLAWFAKYMPESAERRSEVKRGQK, encoded by the coding sequence ATGCAACGACGGTGGGGATGCAAGCTGCTGTTCCTTCTTTTTTTGTCCAGTGCCGCCGCGTGGGCGCAGAAGACTTCCGGCGATGCCGTGATGGACCAGGTATTCGCGGTGCGGCGTTTTCGGCAGACCGCAATCTCGCCTGACGGCAAGAGCGTCGCGTGGGTGGAGAGGCTGGCTACTGCCGATGGAACGGTGACGGAGAATACGGGTATCTACGTGGAACGACTTGGCGACCGCAGCGCCCCGAAGCGGATAAGTGCAGCGTCGGCCGGCCCGCACCGGGAGGACGATATCGCGTGGTCGCCCGACAGCGCCAAACTCGCATTCCTTTCCGATGCCGAGGCGGCAGGCCAGTTGCAGCTCTATGTCGCCGACATTCGCTCGGGCACATCACGGCGGTTGACTCACCTGAAGGGAGATCTGAGCGCGCCGCGCTGGTCCCCAGACGGCAACATGCTGGCGCTGCTCTTCATCGCAGACGCGCCACGCGCCGCCGGGCCGCTGGTGGCAATGGAACCGGCCGTGGGCGTAATCGAGGACAAAATTTATGAGCAGCGCGTGACCATCGTGAATGCGGCGGGGGGCGAGCCGCGGCAAGTGTCACCCCCGGACATGTACGTCTACGAGTACGACTGGTCGCCCGACAGCAAGGAATTCGCAGCCACCGCGGCCCACGGCTCCGGCGATAACAACTGGTGGATCGCACAGCTTTACACGTTGCCGGCAGCGGGCGGGGAGATGAAGTCCATTCTCCGGCCGCCGCTGCAAATCAGCATGCCGCGGTGGTCGCCCGATGGCCGCAGCATCGCTTATATCAGCGGCTTGATGAGTGATTTCGGCGTCATCGGCGGCGACATTTACACCGTGCCTGCCGGCGGTGGTGAAACGCGCAACTTGACGCCCGGCATGAAAGCGTCCGCGTCATGGATCACATGGCTCACATCGGGACAGATCCTGGCGGTCGAGATTGCGGATGGCCAGTCTGCGATTGCCACCATCGATCCGAACACCGGCGGCACAAAGACGCTGTGGACATCGGCGGAGACAATCAATGCCGAGGGGGGTAGCCCGTCGGCATCGGCGACGCGCGACGGAACTGCCACGGCCGTGATCCGCAGCTCCTTTTCGCACCCGTTTGAAGTGTGGGCGGGACCGGTGGGCTCCTGGACGCAGGTGACACATGCGAATGAAGCGCTGCGTCCGTTGTGGGGCGAAGGCAAGAGCTTGCACTGGTTCAACGATGGAATGCGCGTTCAGGGCTGGCTTCTTTATCCGCAGCACTACGATAGCTCGCGCCAGTACCCGCTTATTGTGGTGGTGCACGGAGGGCCCGCAAGCGCCTGCCAGCCGACCTGGCCGGGAGCGCCGTTCGAAGCGCCGCTGGCCGCCCATGGTTACTTTGTGCTCTGTCCGAACCCGCGCGGAAGCTACGGACAGGGGGAAGCCTTTACCCGGGGCAACGTGAAGGATTTCGGGTATGGCGACTTTCGCGACATCATGGCGGGAGTGGACGAAGTGCTGAAGGAGGCCCCGGTCGATCCCCAGCGCGTCGGCTTGACCGGCTGGAGCTACGGAGGCTACATGACCATGTGGGGTGTGACCCAGACACAGCGATTCCGCGCCGCCGTTGCCGCCGCCGGACTTTCCGATTGGCTGAGTTATTACGGGGAAAATGATATTGACCAGTGGATGATCCCGTACTTTGGCGCCTCGGTTTACGACGACCCGAAGGTATACGAGAGGAGCGCGCCGATAACGTTCGTCAAACAAGCCAAGACCCCGACGCTGGTGGTAGTGGGCGAGCGCGACGGCGAGTGCCCGGCGCCACAGTCGTTCGAGTTCTGGCACGCGCTGAAAACATTCCACGTGCCGACGGAGCTGGTGGTCTATCCCGGCGAAGGGCACAGCTTCAGCCAAGTCGAGCACCAGCGCGACGTGGTACGGCGGATGCTGGCGTGGTTTGCGAAGTACATGCCGGAGAGTGCAGAACGGCGGTCGGAAGTGAAGCGCGGTCAGAAGTAA
- a CDS encoding DNA-3-methyladenine glycosylase — MRDPGFDITRARPLSRRFYDRDPRRVARELLGKLLVRKHGRKLVGGRIVEVEAYLGKNDPAAHSAAGPTARNMVLFGAPGFAYVYFIYGNHYCLNVSCMAEGKAGGVLFRALEPVTGLARMFPARGLPFPEGDPQITELRLLTTGPGRLAQALGITRARDNGKDLTTFSDLTILDDGYRAGRVLTTPRMGIKKAADAKLRYLIAGNKFVSGRQK, encoded by the coding sequence ATGCGCGATCCCGGTTTTGACATTACGCGCGCACGCCCGCTGTCGCGCCGCTTCTACGACCGCGACCCGCGCCGGGTTGCGCGCGAATTGCTGGGCAAGCTGCTGGTCCGCAAGCACGGGCGCAAGCTGGTTGGCGGGAGAATCGTTGAGGTCGAAGCCTACCTGGGCAAGAACGATCCCGCCGCGCACAGTGCTGCCGGTCCGACTGCCCGCAACATGGTCCTGTTTGGAGCGCCCGGTTTCGCTTACGTGTATTTCATTTACGGCAATCATTACTGCCTGAACGTCTCCTGCATGGCGGAAGGCAAAGCCGGAGGCGTCCTGTTTCGCGCCCTCGAACCGGTCACGGGATTGGCGAGAATGTTCCCGGCGCGCGGCCTTCCCTTCCCGGAAGGTGACCCGCAAATCACCGAGTTGCGCCTGCTAACGACTGGCCCCGGCCGTCTGGCGCAGGCGCTCGGCATCACGCGCGCGCGGGACAACGGCAAGGACCTCACCACTTTTTCCGATCTCACCATCCTGGATGACGGGTATCGCGCCGGCCGCGTTCTGACCACGCCGCGCATGGGCATCAAGAAGGCTGCCGATGCCAAGCTGAGATACCTGATCGCTGGAAACAAGTTTGTCTCGGGACGCCAGAAATAA